From the Solibacillus sp. FSL R5-0449 genome, one window contains:
- a CDS encoding anthranilate synthase component I family protein, whose protein sequence is MQQLETHTFYMTNDEFYYSFQEQTTKEKQRAFLESGRGGHYSIAAWQPIATAKSVAQGLELTWKSGETELKTGEALAELEKVIAEYKLEANPALPDFQGGAIGFISYDYARTIELLPNVTEDDLKVPDLYFYLFDHWAVHNVQTGEVTLMKFSTSEVDLLSWQTDWQQHAEAGLKKRHFNQETAKNMQQDEAELQVSFSGDAFEAAIHKIQHYIGQGDVFQVNLSVRQAKKLSSAPIAVYEAVRSFNPSPYMAYIESEDFAVVSGSPELLVKRKGNELSTRPIAGTRPRGASEEQDLALANELIEHEKERAEHVMLVDLERNDLGRVSKYGTVEVNEFMVIEHYSHVMHIVSNVRGEIAQGKTNADVIRAMFPGGTITGAPKIRTMEIIEELEPVRRGLYTGSIGWIGYTGDLELNIVIRTAYIQDGIAYIQAGAGIVIDSIPENEYIESMNKARAMWQAKAMAEEVSK, encoded by the coding sequence ATGCAACAACTAGAAACACATACATTTTACATGACAAACGATGAATTTTATTATAGTTTCCAGGAACAGACGACAAAGGAAAAACAACGAGCGTTTTTGGAAAGCGGTCGTGGAGGGCATTATTCAATCGCTGCATGGCAACCAATCGCAACGGCAAAGTCAGTGGCACAAGGTCTTGAGCTGACTTGGAAAAGTGGGGAGACAGAGCTGAAAACAGGTGAAGCACTCGCAGAGCTGGAAAAAGTGATCGCCGAGTACAAGCTTGAAGCGAATCCGGCACTTCCTGATTTTCAAGGTGGAGCCATTGGATTTATTTCATATGATTATGCGCGCACGATTGAGTTGCTTCCAAATGTGACAGAAGACGATTTAAAAGTACCGGATCTCTATTTTTACTTGTTCGATCATTGGGCAGTACATAATGTCCAAACGGGCGAAGTGACATTGATGAAATTCTCTACTAGTGAAGTTGATTTACTTTCATGGCAAACAGATTGGCAGCAGCATGCCGAAGCCGGCTTGAAAAAGCGCCATTTTAATCAGGAAACAGCAAAAAATATGCAGCAGGATGAAGCGGAACTTCAAGTTTCATTCAGCGGAGATGCATTTGAAGCTGCAATACATAAAATTCAGCATTATATTGGACAAGGCGATGTGTTCCAGGTGAATTTGTCTGTGCGGCAGGCGAAAAAACTTTCGTCAGCACCAATTGCGGTGTATGAGGCGGTTCGTTCATTTAATCCTTCACCGTATATGGCTTATATTGAAAGCGAGGATTTTGCGGTAGTGAGCGGTTCTCCGGAGTTGCTCGTAAAACGTAAAGGGAATGAGCTTTCGACAAGACCGATTGCAGGGACACGCCCGCGCGGAGCATCGGAGGAACAGGACTTGGCATTGGCCAATGAGCTTATCGAACATGAAAAAGAACGTGCAGAACATGTCATGCTCGTTGATCTGGAACGCAATGACCTAGGAAGGGTGAGCAAATACGGAACGGTAGAAGTAAATGAGTTCATGGTGATTGAGCATTATTCACATGTGATGCATATCGTTTCGAATGTTCGAGGGGAGATTGCGCAAGGAAAAACAAATGCGGATGTCATTCGGGCGATGTTCCCGGGTGGAACGATTACAGGAGCACCGAAGATCCGTACGATGGAAATTATTGAAGAACTTGAGCCGGTACGCCGTGGTCTATACACAGGATCGATCGGCTGGATTGGCTATACAGGCGATCTGGAATTAAATATCGTTATCCGTACAGCGTATATTCAGGATGGTATTGCATACATTCAGGCGGGTGCCGGAATAGTCATCGATTCGATTCCGGAAAACGAGTATATTGAGTCGATGAATAAAGCGAGAGCAATGTGGCAGGCAAAAGCAATGGCAGAAGAGGTGAGCAAATGA
- the hpt gene encoding hypoxanthine phosphoribosyltransferase → MIQNDIEKIMITEEQIQERIKELGAQLTEEYKDMFPLAVGVLKGAMPFMTDLMKRFDSYIELDFMDVTSYGNATVSSGEVKILKDLNTSVEGRDVIIIEDIIDSGLTLSYLVDLFKYRKAKSIKIVTLLDKPSGRKVELNADVVGFEVPDGFVVGYGLDYAEKYRNLPYIGILKREVYSF, encoded by the coding sequence ATGATTCAAAATGACATCGAAAAAATTATGATTACAGAAGAACAAATCCAGGAACGCATTAAAGAGCTTGGTGCTCAACTGACAGAGGAATACAAAGACATGTTCCCATTAGCTGTCGGGGTGTTAAAAGGTGCAATGCCATTTATGACGGATCTGATGAAACGTTTCGATTCTTATATAGAGCTGGACTTTATGGATGTTACTTCATATGGGAATGCAACGGTATCATCTGGGGAAGTAAAAATTCTTAAAGACTTAAATACAAGTGTGGAAGGTCGCGATGTCATTATTATTGAAGACATTATCGACAGCGGTTTAACATTAAGCTATTTAGTAGATTTATTTAAATACCGTAAAGCAAAATCGATTAAAATCGTAACATTATTGGATAAGCCATCTGGCCGTAAAGTGGAATTAAATGCAGATGTTGTTGGCTTTGAAGTACCAGACGGTTTTGTTGTAGGCTATGGTTTAGATTACGCAGAAAAATATCGTAACTTACCTTACATTGGAATTTTAAAACGTGAAGTATACTCATTTTAA
- the ftsH gene encoding ATP-dependent zinc metalloprotease FtsH, with product MNRIFRYTIFYLLIFLVIIGIFGTFNGGKKTTENLDYYAFFEALESNEIASMEIQPERGVYKIVGQMKGAEDGETFTVNVLQNDQTSVDRILQIEEQAANGEYPGLEILEQPQTSGFVTFLTSIIPFVIIIILFFFLLSQSQGGGNKVMNFGKSKAKLFDDTKKKVRFNDVAGADEEKQELVEVVDFLKDHRKFTDIGARIPKGILLVGPPGTGKTLLARAVAGEAGVPFFSISGSDFVEMFVGVGASRVRDLFENAKKNAPCIIFIDEIDAVGRQRGAGLGGGHDEREQTLNQLLVEMDGFGANEGIIIIAATNRPDILDKALLRPGRFDRQITVGHPDVKGREAILKVHARNKPLSDTVDLAAVAQRTPGFSGADLENLLNEAALVAARKNKKMINMADIDEASDRVIAGPAKASRVYSPKEKKLVAFHEAGHVVVGLELDEADTVHKVTIVPRGQAGGYAIMLPKEERFFTTKQELLDRIAGLLGGRVAEEIVLGEVSTGAHNDFQKVTSIARAMVTEYGMSNSLGAVQYGSNQGGNPFLGRDFGSDQNYSDTVAYEIDKEVQRIVDEQYARTKRILTERRDLLDLIANTLIEKETLNAQQIEHLRDHGILPPEEVVVESELPNEKNEATPTIETAGNVSINNEVQGEKKSPTVEDLPKDASDDRPQGIDEDRLK from the coding sequence ATGAATCGAATATTTCGATACACCATATTTTATTTACTAATATTTCTCGTGATCATCGGGATTTTTGGAACATTTAATGGTGGAAAAAAGACAACTGAAAACCTTGATTACTATGCGTTTTTTGAGGCTTTAGAGAGCAATGAGATTGCTTCTATGGAAATACAGCCTGAAAGAGGCGTGTATAAAATTGTAGGTCAGATGAAAGGCGCTGAAGATGGCGAAACTTTCACAGTAAACGTTTTACAAAATGACCAAACTTCTGTAGACCGTATTTTGCAAATTGAAGAACAAGCTGCAAATGGCGAGTATCCAGGACTGGAAATTTTAGAACAACCACAAACAAGTGGATTCGTAACATTCCTTACGAGCATTATTCCATTTGTCATCATTATTATTTTATTCTTCTTCTTACTAAGCCAATCGCAAGGTGGCGGTAATAAGGTGATGAACTTCGGGAAATCAAAAGCAAAATTATTTGATGACACGAAGAAAAAAGTTCGTTTCAATGACGTGGCAGGTGCCGACGAAGAGAAACAAGAGCTTGTTGAAGTAGTAGATTTCTTAAAAGATCACCGTAAATTCACTGATATCGGTGCACGTATTCCAAAAGGGATTCTATTAGTAGGTCCTCCAGGTACAGGTAAAACATTACTTGCACGTGCTGTTGCCGGTGAAGCGGGCGTACCATTCTTCTCGATTTCAGGTTCTGACTTCGTAGAGATGTTCGTCGGTGTCGGTGCATCTCGTGTTCGTGACTTATTTGAAAATGCTAAGAAAAATGCCCCATGTATCATTTTCATCGATGAAATTGATGCAGTAGGTCGTCAACGTGGTGCAGGTCTTGGTGGTGGACACGATGAGCGTGAACAAACATTAAACCAATTACTAGTTGAAATGGATGGTTTCGGTGCAAACGAAGGTATTATTATCATCGCTGCAACAAACCGCCCGGATATTCTAGATAAAGCATTATTACGTCCTGGTCGTTTTGACCGTCAAATTACGGTTGGTCACCCAGATGTAAAAGGCCGTGAAGCAATCCTTAAAGTACATGCACGCAATAAGCCATTATCAGATACAGTTGATCTGGCTGCTGTTGCACAACGTACACCAGGCTTCTCAGGTGCGGATTTAGAAAACTTGTTAAACGAAGCAGCTCTTGTAGCAGCTCGTAAAAACAAAAAAATGATTAACATGGCAGATATTGATGAAGCTTCCGACCGCGTAATTGCCGGTCCTGCAAAAGCAAGCCGTGTGTACTCTCCAAAAGAGAAAAAGCTTGTTGCATTCCATGAAGCCGGTCACGTAGTTGTCGGTCTTGAATTGGATGAAGCTGATACTGTTCATAAAGTAACAATTGTCCCTCGTGGCCAAGCTGGTGGTTATGCCATCATGTTACCGAAAGAAGAGCGTTTCTTCACAACGAAGCAAGAGTTACTTGACCGTATCGCCGGATTACTTGGCGGACGTGTTGCGGAGGAAATTGTACTTGGCGAAGTATCAACAGGTGCACATAATGACTTCCAGAAAGTAACGAGTATTGCGCGTGCAATGGTAACAGAATACGGAATGAGCAATAGTCTTGGTGCTGTTCAATACGGTTCAAACCAAGGTGGTAATCCATTCCTTGGTCGTGACTTCGGTTCAGACCAAAACTATTCTGATACAGTAGCATACGAAATTGATAAAGAAGTTCAGCGTATCGTGGATGAGCAATATGCTCGTACGAAACGTATTTTAACCGAGCGTCGTGATTTACTAGATTTAATCGCTAACACGTTAATTGAAAAAGAAACGTTAAATGCACAGCAAATCGAACATTTACGCGATCACGGTATATTACCTCCTGAAGAGGTGGTAGTAGAATCAGAGCTTCCAAATGAAAAAAATGAAGCAACACCAACAATTGAAACTGCTGGTAATGTTTCAATCAATAACGAAGTTCAAGGTGAAAAGAAATCACCGACAGTTGAAGATTTACCGAAAGACGCGTCAGATGATCGCCCGCAAGGCATCGATGAAGACCGTTTAAAATAA
- a CDS encoding peptidyl-prolyl cis-trans isomerase: protein MKSNRNLHQTPQPTQNNLPYTQRRLKTKPTLLLLLILLVGNLFWFVLWLLPSDEKTSEKADGGGESIAAVEGEPITRQQWLTEMENRYGKETLQSLVNEAVMEKAAKKYKLEVKEEEIDLEIALLRSAQDSNDTSLHSLSPEQLRQKMRAQLILDKVLTNDIVVKEDEAKKYYEDNKSIYNIPTTHRTSIIIVNSKEDAERVEKELKDGSDFAVLAREHSLDTASASLGGDIGFISSSQSAVDPAILPEVEKLKEKETSKPFVLSDGRYAIVTVTENMEGQSFSFDEVEGHVKRQLALEQLPPSITPEAFWAEFDATWFYGESKN, encoded by the coding sequence ATGAAATCCAATCGTAATTTACACCAAACACCACAACCAACACAAAATAATTTACCGTACACACAACGACGCTTAAAAACAAAACCTACGTTGCTGTTATTGCTAATATTATTGGTCGGAAATCTATTTTGGTTTGTGCTATGGTTACTCCCATCTGATGAAAAAACATCAGAAAAAGCAGATGGCGGCGGCGAAAGTATTGCTGCCGTCGAGGGAGAACCGATTACACGCCAACAATGGCTTACTGAAATGGAAAACCGATACGGAAAAGAAACATTGCAGAGCTTAGTAAATGAAGCCGTCATGGAAAAAGCGGCCAAAAAATATAAGCTCGAAGTAAAAGAAGAAGAAATAGATTTGGAAATTGCTTTATTACGCTCGGCACAAGACTCAAACGATACATCTTTACATAGTTTATCTCCAGAACAACTGCGCCAAAAAATGCGGGCACAGCTTATTCTGGATAAAGTACTGACAAATGATATTGTAGTAAAAGAGGACGAAGCCAAAAAATATTATGAAGACAATAAATCGATTTATAATATTCCGACTACCCACCGTACTAGTATCATAATCGTGAATTCAAAAGAGGACGCGGAGCGGGTGGAAAAAGAGCTGAAGGACGGCTCTGATTTTGCGGTTTTGGCACGCGAACATTCACTGGATACAGCTTCGGCTAGTTTAGGCGGCGATATTGGCTTTATTTCTTCAAGTCAATCGGCAGTCGATCCGGCAATTTTACCGGAAGTGGAAAAACTGAAGGAAAAAGAAACTTCCAAACCATTTGTATTAAGCGATGGGCGCTATGCGATTGTTACCGTGACAGAGAACATGGAAGGGCAGTCATTCAGCTTTGATGAAGTAGAAGGGCATGTAAAACGCCAGCTCGCTTTAGAGCAGCTGCCGCCATCGATTACACCGGAAGCTTTCTGGGCAGAATTTGATGCGACATGGTTCTACGGAGAATCAAAAAACTAA
- a CDS encoding type III pantothenate kinase, with amino-acid sequence MILVMNAGNSNIILGIYHQDKLIHHWRTETNIRKTEDEYAMQFKAFFAHEGISFEQVKGIIISSVVPPIMFALELMCKKYFNIQPLIVGPGVKTGLNIKYENPREVGSDRIVNAVAALQQYSGRPLIIIDFGTAITYCYINERGDYAGGAIAPGIAISTEALYTRAAKLPRIEIAHTSQVVAKNTVAAMQAGVFYGFLGQVEGIVSRMKAQSKEEPLVIATGGLAKLIANETQMIDVVDPFLTLKGLATIYKRNQ; translated from the coding sequence GTGATTTTAGTAATGAATGCAGGTAACTCCAATATTATTTTAGGAATTTATCATCAGGATAAACTTATCCATCATTGGCGGACAGAAACAAACATACGAAAAACTGAAGATGAATATGCGATGCAGTTTAAGGCATTTTTTGCTCATGAAGGCATTTCATTTGAACAAGTAAAAGGGATTATTATATCCTCAGTTGTGCCACCTATCATGTTTGCACTTGAATTAATGTGTAAAAAATATTTCAATATCCAGCCTTTAATTGTAGGGCCCGGTGTAAAAACAGGCTTGAATATAAAGTATGAAAATCCGCGTGAAGTAGGGTCAGACCGTATCGTGAATGCGGTTGCTGCATTACAGCAATATAGTGGCAGACCGCTGATTATTATCGACTTTGGTACTGCAATCACGTATTGCTATATTAATGAGCGTGGTGATTATGCCGGGGGGGCCATTGCACCCGGCATTGCCATTTCAACAGAGGCGCTCTATACGCGTGCTGCCAAGCTGCCCCGCATAGAAATTGCCCATACATCGCAAGTTGTGGCAAAAAATACGGTAGCCGCTATGCAAGCAGGTGTTTTTTACGGTTTTTTAGGACAAGTAGAAGGCATCGTCAGTCGTATGAAGGCTCAAAGTAAAGAAGAGCCTCTCGTTATAGCAACTGGCGGGCTGGCAAAATTAATCGCAAATGAAACCCAGATGATTGATGTCGTCGATCCATTTTTGACACTCAAGGGGCTTGCGACGATTTATAAAAGAAATCAATAG
- the cysK gene encoding cysteine synthase A — protein MSKLANSVADLVGRTPIVKLNNATSENEGTVYVKLEYFNPGSSVKDRLALAMVEAAEKDGTLKPGGTIIEPTSGNTGIGLAMIAAAKGYKAVLVMPETMSLERRNLLRAYGADLVLTPGPEGMKGAIAKAEELSKSEGYFLPQQFKNEANAEIHRLTTGPEIAEAFEQEGLKLDAFVAGVGTGGTITGAGEVLKNKFPEIEIIAVEPKDSPILSGGNPGPHKIQGIGAGFIPDVLNTEVYDSVLPVENETAFEYARKVAREEGILAGISSGAAIYAAIETAKRLGKGKNVLAIIPSNGERYLSTPLYQFED, from the coding sequence ATGAGTAAATTAGCAAATTCAGTGGCGGACTTAGTAGGTCGCACACCAATCGTAAAATTAAACAATGCAACAAGTGAAAATGAAGGTACAGTTTACGTAAAACTTGAATACTTTAACCCAGGTTCTTCGGTAAAAGACCGTTTAGCTTTAGCTATGGTTGAAGCAGCAGAAAAAGACGGCACATTAAAACCAGGCGGTACAATCATCGAACCGACTTCTGGTAACACTGGTATCGGTTTAGCAATGATTGCTGCAGCTAAAGGCTACAAAGCAGTTTTAGTAATGCCTGAAACAATGTCATTAGAGCGCCGCAACCTTTTACGTGCTTATGGTGCTGATTTAGTATTAACACCAGGTCCAGAAGGTATGAAAGGTGCAATTGCAAAAGCAGAAGAATTATCTAAATCAGAAGGTTACTTCTTGCCACAACAATTCAAAAACGAAGCAAACGCAGAAATTCACCGCTTAACAACAGGTCCTGAAATTGCGGAAGCATTCGAGCAAGAAGGCTTAAAATTAGATGCATTTGTTGCTGGTGTAGGTACTGGCGGTACAATTACTGGTGCAGGCGAAGTATTGAAAAATAAATTCCCTGAAATCGAAATTATCGCTGTTGAGCCTAAAGATTCTCCAATTCTTTCAGGCGGTAACCCTGGCCCACACAAAATCCAAGGTATTGGTGCAGGTTTCATTCCGGACGTATTAAACACAGAAGTATATGATTCTGTATTACCGGTTGAAAACGAAACAGCTTTCGAATATGCACGTAAAGTAGCACGCGAAGAAGGTATTTTAGCTGGTATTTCTTCAGGTGCAGCAATTTACGCAGCAATCGAAACAGCAAAACGTTTAGGTAAAGGCAAAAACGTATTAGCGATTATCCCATCAAACGGTGAGCGTTACTTATCAACACCTTTATACCAATTTGAAGACTAA
- the hslO gene encoding Hsp33 family molecular chaperone HslO has product MKDYLVRGIAYDGQVRAFATNTTETVGEAQRRHNTWPVVSAALGRSMTASVMMGAMLKGDDKITVKIEGNGPIGPMVIDADAKGDVRGFVTNPHVHFELNGQGKLDVRAGVGSEGALTVVKDLGLRDMFSGQTPIVSGEIAEDFTYYFASSEQVPSSVGLGVLVNPDNTILAAGGFIIQLMPGCEEETIEAIEKRLSSIEPVSKMIEKGYSPEQILEAVLGEGNVQILSSMPVQFQCQCSKERFGAAIISLGVGEIQEMIDEDGQAEAQCHFCLEKYHFDKNELEGFVNEIQS; this is encoded by the coding sequence ATGAAAGACTACTTAGTAAGAGGGATTGCATATGACGGACAAGTTCGCGCATTTGCAACAAATACAACTGAAACTGTAGGAGAAGCACAACGCCGTCATAATACATGGCCGGTTGTATCTGCTGCGCTAGGTCGTTCAATGACAGCATCTGTAATGATGGGTGCAATGTTAAAAGGGGACGACAAAATTACGGTAAAAATCGAAGGAAACGGTCCAATCGGTCCAATGGTTATCGATGCAGATGCCAAAGGAGATGTGCGTGGCTTCGTTACAAACCCGCATGTTCACTTTGAATTAAATGGACAAGGAAAACTTGATGTACGTGCAGGTGTCGGTTCTGAAGGGGCACTGACAGTTGTTAAAGACTTAGGTTTACGTGATATGTTCTCAGGTCAAACACCAATTGTCTCAGGAGAAATCGCTGAAGACTTCACATATTACTTCGCTTCATCTGAACAGGTACCTTCATCAGTAGGTTTAGGTGTACTGGTAAATCCGGATAATACAATTCTGGCTGCAGGTGGCTTTATCATTCAATTAATGCCGGGCTGTGAAGAAGAAACGATCGAAGCAATCGAAAAACGTTTGTCTTCAATTGAGCCTGTATCAAAAATGATTGAAAAAGGATATTCACCTGAGCAAATTTTAGAGGCGGTATTAGGAGAAGGAAATGTTCAAATCCTTTCGTCAATGCCTGTACAGTTCCAATGTCAATGTTCAAAAGAGCGTTTTGGTGCGGCAATTATCAGTTTAGGTGTCGGTGAAATTCAGGAAATGATTGACGAAGATGGTCAGGCAGAAGCGCAATGCCACTTCTGTTTAGAAAAGTACCACTTCGATAAAAATGAACTTGAAGGCTTTGTGAATGAAATCCAATCGTAA